GGCTTTTTAAGATCTGTAGGTTCCCAAATCGATTTAGTGAATTCTAAGGTTGAAAATGGACAAGCGTATGAGTCAACAATAGGTGCCATTAATGATGTTGAGGAACTTAGTCGGATGGTAACGCACGACATAAGACAACAAGCAGCACTATCTATGATTCTTCATGCAAATACCGCACGTCAGGGGATTTTAAGGCTGGTAGGGTAGGTTCTAGCTACCAGCCATAAATAGTTTGTAATCGGCTTCCGGGAAAGCCGAATCCAGATGTTCAAGTTTCTGTAGCTCTGTTTCATTGACCTGCCCGGTTTCGATCGCATCGGCCAGGTAGTGAAATCTGCTCACATGGTCTCTGACCCGTCTTGCAGCGTATTTTTCCGATGTGGCGTTGGTGATAATAAATGGCCAATCTGAACTTTGTGCCAGTAGAAGTTCGCGCACACATTGGTTAAGAGCTTTATGTATCAGAGGAGGAGGGGCAAAACCACATTTCTCTCCAAGAATACTCATCCTTCGGGTGCATTCATTAATGTGGGTAAGTATCCAATCTGTTTTGCCGTTGCACCAAACTTCAAAGTACCCTCTGTGCCCCCAACTCGACATTGATGGCGTGCCGTATTGGTGTACGGGGTGTATATCGAGATAGGTGTCCGGGGATACAAGAGAAATGGAGGATTGATCGTATGCAATTTTTCTGATTAGGAAGTCTAACCATTGGGGCCCCTCATACCACCAGTGACCAAATAACTCTGCATCGAATGTTGCCACCACTATTGGTTCTTTACCCATTGTTTCTGCCAGATACTCTATCTGCTTTATTCTTTTATTCATATAAACTGTTGCATGGTGCGCGGCACGTTCCCGAGCCAGATAGGGGTTATAAAAATCTTTCTCCGATCTTGGACCAGTAATTTTCCAATACTTTATACCTGTATCGACTCTTACACTGTCTTCAATATAGGGTTTTATATATTCGATGTCCAATTCGTGGCCTATATCGCGGTAGAATTCCCGATATTCAGGATCCCCCGGAAAACCCTTTTGTGCAGACCAAACCTCTTCGGTACTTGCCTGGTCTCTGCCAAAGGCAGCTACACCACAAGGGGTGAAAAGAGGTGCGTAAACTCCATAGAGCGGAAGTACATTTGCATGATCTATTCCATGATTTTCCAGGAAAAAGTACCGTATCCCTACATCTCTAAGGTGCTCTTCAATGCCAGGAACATAAGCGCATTCCGGTAGCCAGAAACCCTGGGGCGTAAACCCGAAGATGTTTTCAAAGGTAGTTATACCTGTGTTTACCTGAGCCTTTATGGCCTTAGGTTCTGACATTAGTAGCGGAAGCACTGCATGGGTTGCGGAGGTGGTAATGAGGCGCAGAGATCCTTTGTTGTGAAATTCCAAAAAAGCCTGAGTTAAACGACCACCATAGGAGTTAAATATCTCTTTTGCTTCTATAAATGAATCACGATAAGTTGATGCTAACCAGTGAAGGTGACCGTGATGGCTGTTGCGAACTTGTTCTTTTTCGGAGAGTTCTATTAGTTTGGTGAGATGTTTTTGATATCTTGTCTGGAGT
The Chitinispirillales bacterium ANBcel5 genome window above contains:
- a CDS encoding DUF1957 domain-containing protein, coding for MNKGYLALVLHAHLPYVRHPEYDSFLEERWFFEAMTGTYIPIIKALSRLSAEKVPFELTISLSPTLLCMMEDEILQTRYQKHLTKLIELSEKEQVRNSHHGHLHWLASTYRDSFIEAKEIFNSYGGRLTQAFLEFHNKGSLRLITTSATHAVLPLLMSEPKAIKAQVNTGITTFENIFGFTPQGFWLPECAYVPGIEEHLRDVGIRYFFLENHGIDHANVLPLYGVYAPLFTPCGVAAFGRDQASTEEVWSAQKGFPGDPEYREFYRDIGHELDIEYIKPYIEDSVRVDTGIKYWKITGPRSEKDFYNPYLARERAAHHATVYMNKRIKQIEYLAETMGKEPIVVATFDAELFGHWWYEGPQWLDFLIRKIAYDQSSISLVSPDTYLDIHPVHQYGTPSMSSWGHRGYFEVWCNGKTDWILTHINECTRRMSILGEKCGFAPPPLIHKALNQCVRELLLAQSSDWPFIITNATSEKYAARRVRDHVSRFHYLADAIETGQVNETELQKLEHLDSAFPEADYKLFMAGS